A window of the Yersinia rochesterensis genome harbors these coding sequences:
- a CDS encoding iron transporter yields MTMKKTIIASSIMASIFAAPAAFAFKEYPAGEPIKINDMEIAAVYLQPIDMEPRGMGLPAAKADIHLEADIHATEGNKNGFGAGEWMPYLTIAYTLVNTDTGAKQEGTFMPMVASDGPHYGANIKMMGVGNYKVTYHISEPSKAGLHRHTDSETGVGRWWKPFDVSYDFKYTGLN; encoded by the coding sequence ATGACTATGAAGAAAACGATTATTGCCAGCAGCATCATGGCCAGCATTTTTGCAGCCCCGGCTGCCTTCGCCTTTAAAGAGTACCCAGCGGGTGAACCTATCAAAATTAATGATATGGAAATTGCTGCGGTTTACTTACAGCCGATTGATATGGAACCTCGCGGCATGGGCTTGCCAGCAGCGAAAGCCGATATCCATTTAGAAGCAGATATTCATGCTACTGAAGGTAATAAGAACGGTTTCGGCGCTGGTGAATGGATGCCGTACCTGACTATCGCATACACCTTAGTGAATACGGATACAGGCGCTAAACAAGAAGGCACCTTTATGCCAATGGTAGCCAGTGATGGCCCACACTATGGCGCTAACATCAAAATGATGGGCGTAGGCAATTACAAAGTTACCTATCATATTAGCGAGCCATCCAAAGCAGGTTTGCATCGCCATACCGATAGCGAAACCGGTGTCGGCCGCTGGTGGAAACCCTTTGACGTGAGCTACGACTTTAAATACACCGGTCTGAATTGA
- a CDS encoding FTR1 family iron permease, translating to MRIWHKFFLLCCCWWLSSSMAWATPDYQHWVNDIQSRLDKTSQLYQQQNNDEARTTVQMAYFEVFENLEGPIRINISAQKSYQMEAAFGEIRRMIGEGKPQAEVDNKINWLKGELIAVLPVLTDGHKLTAEQQHAAYENSDIALYWQQSFKIIDDLLAQAISEYQEGKFTAASQSVQQAHYQGFKNSEMEMSVRGNRSAQQAAAINQQFTALIDLTSKPDQITEVAYRVTGLLQTIEDTLPGLPTTREQQQVSADQPAIGQSSPSNANPDGQVNADWAAVSSKINQAITNAINQYQNGQTTPAMMAIQDTYFDLFEASGMENKVGSRDAAFKSTLEGHFTRLVSLIKAGQPVEQLQTEAAALQKDLGSAVEMLGGGDETDWSLFIYSLLIIVREGLEALLIVAAIIAYLIKNDHHDKLPLIRQSVVVALIASVLTAFVFQWLFANSGQSRELLEGFTMMIAVVMLFSMSYWLLSKTEAHQWKAYLEGKFSKSLSSGSMIGLWLTSFLAVYREGAETVLFYLALMGDASTTSGHLSILAGFGVGCVILLLAYLVMRFTVVKLPLKPFFMFTGGFMYLMAFVFAGKSVLELIEGKLFEPTLLPGVPEISWLGIYPYLETLIPQGILLIAALVALCVMQRRGRAISANNIAT from the coding sequence GTGTTTGAGAATTTGGAAGGGCCGATTCGTATCAATATTTCGGCGCAGAAAAGTTATCAAATGGAAGCCGCTTTTGGTGAAATCCGGCGCATGATCGGTGAGGGGAAACCACAAGCCGAGGTTGATAATAAAATTAACTGGCTGAAAGGTGAGTTAATCGCCGTGCTGCCAGTCCTGACAGATGGGCATAAACTTACTGCCGAACAGCAACATGCCGCATATGAAAATAGCGATATTGCGCTCTACTGGCAGCAGAGTTTTAAGATTATTGATGACTTATTGGCGCAGGCTATCAGTGAATACCAAGAGGGTAAATTTACTGCTGCCAGCCAAAGTGTGCAACAAGCGCACTATCAGGGGTTTAAAAACTCTGAAATGGAGATGTCGGTGCGCGGGAATCGCTCAGCGCAACAAGCAGCAGCAATTAATCAACAATTCACAGCTCTCATCGATTTAACCAGCAAACCGGACCAAATAACTGAAGTTGCTTACCGTGTCACTGGGCTACTTCAGACCATTGAAGATACATTGCCGGGTTTACCGACGACGCGCGAACAGCAACAAGTTAGCGCCGATCAGCCTGCTATAGGGCAATCTTCACCATCAAATGCTAACCCCGATGGGCAGGTGAATGCCGACTGGGCGGCTGTTTCGAGCAAAATAAATCAGGCGATTACCAATGCCATCAATCAATACCAGAATGGGCAAACCACGCCAGCAATGATGGCCATTCAGGATACTTATTTTGATTTATTTGAAGCCAGCGGCATGGAGAATAAAGTTGGCTCGCGCGATGCTGCATTTAAATCCACATTAGAAGGTCATTTCACCCGTTTAGTCAGTTTGATAAAAGCTGGCCAGCCAGTTGAACAGTTACAAACAGAAGCTGCCGCCTTGCAAAAAGACTTGGGCAGTGCGGTCGAAATGCTCGGAGGCGGGGATGAAACTGATTGGAGTCTGTTCATTTACAGCCTGCTTATTATTGTCCGCGAAGGGCTGGAAGCCTTGCTGATTGTGGCCGCTATCATCGCCTATCTGATCAAAAACGATCATCACGATAAATTGCCACTGATTCGCCAATCTGTCGTGGTGGCCTTAATTGCCAGTGTGTTAACTGCCTTTGTCTTCCAGTGGCTATTTGCCAATTCAGGGCAAAGCCGTGAATTACTGGAAGGTTTCACCATGATGATTGCCGTGGTGATGCTGTTCTCAATGAGTTATTGGTTGCTATCAAAGACGGAAGCACACCAATGGAAAGCTTACTTGGAGGGGAAATTCTCCAAGTCACTCAGCAGTGGATCAATGATAGGGCTATGGCTGACCAGTTTCTTGGCGGTATATCGCGAAGGCGCTGAAACTGTCCTGTTCTATCTGGCTTTAATGGGTGATGCCAGTACAACCAGCGGCCATTTATCGATTTTGGCCGGTTTTGGGGTTGGCTGCGTTATCTTGCTGCTGGCTTATCTGGTGATGCGTTTTACTGTCGTCAAATTGCCGCTAAAACCTTTCTTTATGTTTACTGGCGGCTTTATGTATCTGATGGCATTTGTGTTCGCCGGCAAGAGTGTTCTTGAATTGATTGAAGGTAAATTATTTGAGCCAACACTGCTACCAGGCGTGCCAGAAATTAGTTGGTTGGGGATTTATCCCTATCTGGAGACCTTGATTCCGCAAGGAATACTGCTGATTGCCGCACTGGTTGCGCTGTGTGTCATGCAGCGGCGTGGTCGCGCTATTTCGGCAAATAATATCGCAACATAG
- a CDS encoding TlpA family protein disulfide reductase, translating into MWRNQIKTVSLCALLLLLSACKQEEVAVGEAAPPLAAYDLQGKPVALEQWKGKQVYLNFWSASCGGCLAEMTTLDKLSQQYQQDIVVVAINTDSEQVDIGSVLAQRNISYPVIRDQLGITQERYQVIGTPTSFMIDRNGKVTELHQGARNEKDLATLFQHWATGTR; encoded by the coding sequence ATGTGGCGTAATCAAATCAAAACAGTGAGTTTATGCGCTTTACTGTTGCTGCTGAGTGCTTGTAAGCAAGAAGAAGTGGCTGTGGGAGAGGCGGCACCTCCATTGGCCGCTTATGACCTGCAAGGTAAACCCGTGGCACTCGAACAATGGAAAGGCAAACAGGTTTACCTCAACTTTTGGTCAGCAAGCTGTGGTGGCTGTCTGGCTGAAATGACCACTTTGGATAAACTGAGCCAACAATATCAACAGGATATCGTGGTGGTGGCGATTAATACTGATTCCGAACAGGTAGATATTGGCTCGGTATTGGCGCAGCGTAATATCAGTTATCCCGTTATTCGCGATCAACTGGGTATCACCCAGGAGCGCTATCAGGTCATTGGCACGCCAACCTCTTTTATGATTGACCGCAACGGCAAAGTCACTGAGTTACATCAGGGCGCACGTAACGAAAAAGATCTGGCCACATTGTTCCAACATTGGGCAACGGGAACAAGATGA
- a CDS encoding LysR family transcriptional regulator: MSTNFPLALLSEMAIFVKVVETGSFSAVARQLGVSPSAISRSVSRLEKALATRLLQRTTRKLRLSESGEEVFKRCNAMLSAANSVMEVSGQYNQEPEGLIRISVPKAVGRFVVHPHMPEFLRHYSKIDVQLILDDRYVDLIDENVDLAIRITDQPPSGMIGRQLMDIEHLLCATPEYLAAHGVPLHPHDLAKHSCIYLGETPGDARWKFRQGTKAVTVAAKGRYAANHTGVRLDAVLQHLGIGSLPYFTARTALQQGLVVQVLPEWRFISSYSGGLWLLYPPTRYLPPKLRVFIDYIVGRLRDEPKLPPR; encoded by the coding sequence GTGAGCACAAATTTTCCGCTAGCATTGCTCAGTGAAATGGCCATTTTTGTTAAAGTGGTCGAAACCGGCAGTTTTTCAGCTGTCGCCCGCCAATTAGGGGTTTCACCTTCGGCAATTAGCCGCAGTGTCAGCCGGCTCGAGAAAGCGCTGGCAACCCGTTTATTGCAACGAACCACCCGTAAATTGCGCTTGAGTGAAAGTGGCGAGGAGGTTTTTAAACGCTGCAACGCAATGCTCAGCGCCGCCAACTCGGTAATGGAGGTCAGTGGTCAATACAATCAGGAGCCGGAAGGGCTTATCCGCATCAGTGTGCCAAAAGCAGTAGGCCGTTTTGTGGTTCACCCCCATATGCCCGAATTTTTGCGTCACTACAGCAAAATAGATGTGCAGCTAATATTAGATGACCGCTATGTCGATTTGATTGATGAAAATGTGGATTTGGCAATTCGAATCACCGACCAGCCACCATCAGGAATGATCGGGCGGCAATTAATGGACATTGAACATTTACTGTGTGCAACACCTGAATATCTTGCCGCTCACGGAGTGCCACTGCATCCCCATGATTTAGCTAAACATAGTTGTATTTATCTGGGTGAAACACCGGGGGATGCGCGCTGGAAATTCCGCCAAGGGACTAAAGCTGTCACAGTCGCAGCCAAAGGCCGTTATGCGGCGAACCACACTGGCGTCAGACTGGATGCAGTATTGCAGCATCTTGGTATTGGCAGTTTGCCCTATTTTACGGCCAGAACCGCCCTACAACAGGGGCTGGTAGTGCAGGTATTACCCGAGTGGCGTTTTATCAGCTCATATAGCGGCGGCTTATGGTTACTTTACCCACCAACGCGCTATTTACCCCCCAAACTTCGCGTATTTATTGATTATATCGTCGGTCGTTTACGCGATGAACCCAAGTTACCGCCCCGCTAA
- a CDS encoding ABC transporter permease — protein sequence MFWRLVLRALRLRMQRVSVVFAALTVGAAIVTAMSAVYFDINAKMSQELRTFGANFYIGPGNGNAFEQGQFQPIIDAAPKGLINASSPYIYGMARTELEKVVLMGVWFESLQQLVPYWQVTGNWIGVSFDDRNAMIGVKLAERLHVKVGDTITLVNGSERQRLQVKGIVEAGDATDNMLIINLELAQKWLNQPGRISNALLSVSNDVGQVETFASHLREQYPSLEIRPIRKVSASEGQVLDKIKGLMGLVSVVILILSSLCVNTTLMAIVGERSKEFALQKALGASGGDIIRQMLTETLIISLAAAICGALLGYVLAQVLGQTVFNAAIALRAPVLPLTLILSLLVAAVAAIVPTRRAIHIEPAKVLKGE from the coding sequence ATGTTCTGGCGCTTAGTGTTACGGGCGCTGCGTCTGCGCATGCAGCGGGTCAGTGTTGTATTCGCAGCATTGACCGTCGGCGCGGCGATTGTCACCGCAATGTCAGCAGTTTATTTCGATATTAATGCCAAAATGAGTCAGGAATTGCGCACGTTTGGTGCGAATTTCTACATCGGCCCAGGGAACGGCAACGCGTTTGAACAAGGGCAGTTTCAGCCTATTATTGATGCTGCGCCGAAAGGGCTTATCAATGCCTCCAGCCCCTATATTTATGGGATGGCACGCACTGAGCTGGAAAAAGTCGTGCTGATGGGCGTGTGGTTTGAATCTTTGCAGCAGTTAGTCCCTTATTGGCAAGTGACGGGTAACTGGATTGGTGTCAGTTTTGATGATCGTAATGCCATGATTGGCGTCAAACTGGCTGAGCGTTTGCACGTCAAAGTCGGCGATACCATCACGTTGGTCAATGGGAGTGAACGGCAGCGTTTACAAGTTAAAGGTATTGTAGAAGCCGGTGATGCCACCGATAACATGTTGATTATCAATCTGGAACTGGCGCAGAAATGGCTGAATCAACCGGGGCGTATCAGTAATGCATTGCTGAGTGTCAGCAATGATGTGGGCCAGGTCGAAACCTTTGCCAGCCATCTTCGCGAGCAATATCCGAGTCTTGAAATTAGGCCAATTCGTAAGGTTTCCGCCTCTGAAGGGCAGGTTCTCGATAAGATAAAAGGGCTGATGGGGCTGGTCTCAGTGGTTATCCTCATTCTGTCATCGCTGTGCGTCAACACCACGTTAATGGCAATAGTAGGTGAACGTTCGAAAGAGTTCGCGTTACAAAAAGCGCTGGGTGCCAGTGGCGGCGATATTATTCGCCAGATGTTGACTGAAACATTGATAATCTCGCTGGCGGCGGCCATTTGTGGCGCGTTGCTAGGTTATGTGCTGGCGCAGGTATTGGGGCAAACCGTCTTCAACGCGGCAATTGCTTTGCGCGCACCGGTATTGCCGCTAACGTTGATATTGTCATTGTTAGTGGCCGCAGTGGCGGCAATTGTTCCCACTCGACGAGCTATTCATATTGAACCGGCTAAAGTCCTGAAAGGAGAGTAG
- a CDS encoding ABC transporter ATP-binding protein, giving the protein MTSPHTWVQPKHTTDAVIETRHLYKRFGQVTALEDINIRINRGEFVAIMGASGSGKTTLMNILTCLDTVSEGQVLLDGIDAAGLDEEGRRKFRADKIGLVFQQFHLIPYLTALENIMLAQHYHSVVDETAARQVLEQVGMTPRMGHLPSQLSGGEQQRVCIARALVNQPPIIFADEPTGNLDEENEQRVLDLLNHIHQQGRTIVMVTHNPDLGCVADRIIRLQHGKYLKEESRHHVA; this is encoded by the coding sequence ATGACATCGCCACACACATGGGTGCAACCTAAACACACCACGGATGCGGTTATTGAAACTCGGCATTTATACAAACGTTTTGGGCAGGTGACGGCGCTGGAAGACATCAACATCCGCATTAATCGTGGCGAATTTGTAGCGATTATGGGGGCATCGGGTTCAGGTAAAACCACGTTAATGAATATCTTAACTTGCCTCGATACCGTAAGTGAGGGGCAGGTATTGCTTGATGGCATTGATGCCGCGGGTCTTGATGAAGAAGGGCGCAGGAAATTTCGCGCAGATAAAATTGGGTTGGTTTTCCAGCAATTCCACCTTATTCCTTATCTGACTGCGCTGGAGAACATTATGTTGGCGCAGCATTATCACAGTGTGGTGGATGAAACTGCTGCTCGACAAGTATTGGAACAGGTAGGGATGACGCCACGTATGGGCCATTTACCTAGCCAGCTTTCTGGCGGTGAGCAGCAGCGGGTATGTATCGCGCGCGCACTGGTCAATCAGCCGCCCATTATTTTTGCTGATGAACCTACCGGTAACCTTGATGAGGAGAATGAACAGCGGGTATTAGATTTGCTCAATCATATTCATCAACAAGGCAGAACCATTGTTATGGTCACTCACAATCCGGATTTAGGGTGTGTTGCTGATCGGATCATCCGGCTCCAGCACGGTAAGTATCTTAAGGAGGAGAGTCGGCATCATGTGGCGTAA
- the tehB gene encoding SAM-dependent methyltransferase TehB codes for MENTSALLCYKELPVWDSAGVPAMFREKHNTKAGTWAKLTLLSGEMDFLILDEAGNTLERHSFSCEHQPPFIEPQVWHRIAACSDDLQCQLSFYCTPEDFYHKKYNLTPTHSEVIEAVKTVKPGKALDLGCGSGRNSLYLNLLGFDVAAVDKNGESISRLQQIIEQEERQNIAASTYNINEASLDNRYDFILSTVVLMFLQPERIPHIINNMQECTLPGGYNLIISAMSTDDFPCTVPFSFTLKSGELSHYYKDWDIIKYNEDVGQLHKTDEQGNRIKLRFATMLARKN; via the coding sequence ATGGAAAATACATCAGCCTTGCTTTGCTATAAAGAATTACCGGTCTGGGACAGTGCTGGCGTACCCGCGATGTTTCGTGAAAAACACAATACTAAAGCCGGGACGTGGGCCAAGCTGACTCTCCTGAGTGGAGAGATGGACTTTTTAATCCTTGATGAAGCGGGTAACACCCTGGAAAGGCACTCATTTTCTTGTGAACATCAACCCCCGTTTATTGAGCCACAAGTCTGGCACCGTATTGCCGCCTGTTCAGATGATCTGCAATGCCAACTCAGTTTTTATTGCACGCCGGAAGATTTTTATCATAAGAAATACAATTTAACCCCGACACATTCCGAAGTGATTGAGGCGGTAAAAACAGTCAAACCTGGTAAAGCACTTGATTTAGGCTGTGGCTCCGGACGCAATTCATTGTATCTGAATTTATTAGGTTTTGATGTGGCCGCTGTGGATAAAAATGGTGAAAGTATCAGCCGGTTACAACAAATCATTGAGCAGGAAGAACGACAAAATATAGCGGCCAGCACTTATAATATCAATGAAGCCAGTCTGGATAATCGCTACGATTTTATTCTCTCGACAGTGGTATTGATGTTCCTACAACCAGAGAGAATCCCGCATATTATCAATAATATGCAAGAGTGTACCTTACCCGGTGGTTACAACCTGATTATCTCGGCCATGTCGACTGATGACTTCCCTTGTACTGTGCCTTTCTCTTTCACCTTAAAGTCGGGTGAGTTAAGTCATTACTATAAAGATTGGGACATCATTAAATACAACGAAGATGTCGGACAGCTACATAAGACCGATGAGCAAGGTAACCGGATAAAATTGCGCTTTGCGACCATGTTGGCGCGAAAAAACTAA
- a CDS encoding ABC transporter permease, whose amino-acid sequence MLWRMLKQSWFRNVRRKSLAVFTVFLAAGLISSLLAVSIDIGDKMSRELKSYGANILIEPAGQVALPSLFGEKSNPLTGQDFLDQAELPNIKDIFWRNNIVGFAPLLSGETEVNGQDISLLGTYFNQPVDVPDEEDYHTGQQIISPYWQVTGDWPQEPVKPDAQEVQALLGKQLAQQTGWKIGDELNLNGASGPLKVKISGVLSSGGEEEGRLVLPLAAVQSLLGLPGKVQAIRVSALTVPENELSRKARENLEALNAEEYDLWYCTAYVSSIAHQLEEAISGSVVRPIWQVAASEGLVIEKIQLLLVVVTLAALIAAAMGIASLMTSTIMERAKEIGLMKALGARQWQILMLFYLEAAISGLIGGLAGCVAGWGLAKTIGLMLFGAPLSFAWMVVPCVLVISVLIAVIGTWFPARRIARLYPVEVLYGR is encoded by the coding sequence ATGCTGTGGCGAATGCTCAAGCAGTCTTGGTTCAGAAATGTCCGGCGTAAATCACTGGCCGTATTTACGGTGTTTCTGGCCGCCGGGCTTATCTCTTCACTGTTGGCGGTGTCGATAGACATTGGCGATAAAATGTCCCGTGAACTGAAATCCTATGGCGCCAACATTCTGATTGAACCCGCCGGTCAAGTGGCATTGCCCTCACTGTTTGGTGAGAAAAGTAACCCGCTCACAGGGCAGGATTTTCTGGATCAGGCCGAATTACCCAATATTAAAGACATTTTTTGGCGTAATAACATTGTCGGTTTTGCCCCATTGCTGAGTGGGGAAACTGAGGTCAATGGTCAGGATATTTCGCTATTAGGCACTTATTTTAATCAGCCGGTTGATGTGCCTGATGAAGAGGACTATCACACCGGCCAGCAAATTATCAGCCCCTATTGGCAGGTTACTGGTGACTGGCCACAAGAGCCGGTTAAACCTGATGCCCAAGAGGTACAGGCTTTATTGGGTAAGCAGCTCGCACAGCAAACAGGTTGGAAAATTGGTGATGAGTTAAATCTCAACGGTGCTTCTGGCCCGCTGAAAGTGAAAATAAGTGGTGTGCTAAGCAGTGGGGGTGAAGAGGAGGGGCGGCTCGTGTTGCCGCTGGCCGCCGTGCAATCACTACTTGGATTGCCGGGGAAAGTTCAGGCTATCAGGGTCTCGGCCCTGACGGTGCCGGAGAATGAGTTATCGCGTAAAGCGCGCGAAAATCTTGAAGCCCTCAATGCCGAAGAATATGACTTATGGTATTGCACGGCCTATGTTTCTTCCATTGCACACCAATTAGAAGAGGCAATATCTGGCTCCGTGGTGCGGCCTATCTGGCAAGTCGCCGCGTCAGAGGGATTGGTGATTGAAAAAATACAGCTATTGTTGGTGGTGGTCACATTGGCAGCCCTGATTGCTGCCGCCATGGGGATAGCGTCACTGATGACCAGCACGATTATGGAGCGGGCTAAAGAAATTGGTTTGATGAAAGCCTTGGGCGCTCGGCAATGGCAAATTTTGATGCTGTTTTATCTTGAAGCAGCAATCAGCGGCTTGATTGGCGGCTTGGCAGGGTGTGTGGCCGGGTGGGGGTTGGCAAAAACCATCGGTCTGATGCTGTTTGGCGCCCCACTGAGTTTTGCCTGGATGGTGGTGCCTTGCGTATTGGTTATCTCCGTTTTGATTGCCGTGATTGGGACGTGGTTCCCCGCCCGGCGCATTGCTCGTCTTTATCCGGTGGAGGTGCTCTATGGCCGTTAA
- a CDS encoding c-type cytochrome, protein MKILLLAACILVFSATSQAATDGEHIYKQTCSSCHGRLADRKGLDKAPPLISLSRDEIVDGLTARRDGKIVGRGNKAKAHLTDVDIQKLADHIESLKGAKSKIP, encoded by the coding sequence ATGAAAATCTTACTGCTGGCTGCATGCATCCTGGTGTTTAGCGCCACCTCTCAGGCCGCGACTGACGGTGAACATATCTATAAACAAACCTGTTCAAGTTGTCATGGGCGTTTGGCGGATCGAAAAGGGCTGGATAAAGCGCCGCCATTAATATCGCTATCCCGTGATGAAATCGTCGATGGCCTGACTGCACGACGTGACGGCAAAATTGTCGGCAGGGGCAATAAGGCCAAAGCACATCTGACTGACGTTGATATACAAAAATTGGCAGACCATATAGAGAGCTTAAAAGGGGCTAAATCTAAAATTCCGTGA
- a CDS encoding Fe-S-containing protein — translation MSYFFVSVLQAFLPVALLLGLSWAVRPAPAINRVVWITILMVVLGMWAGAHYPKSQQLQLALAGGQLLALLLFLLSQFTPRRSLGYCWQALLVLGAAFNWGNNPNLGAFTNTHVINTDLLLNLAAIVVAFTWVIFCAVLLLMMIRQLPRGRWPLLMLLTLLLILPLSGDAILLLMKLQVLPLTKSLLSYVALVTNGHAWLSYLCALLLAITTLCYLMPLRRASRVVAGNSEPIAHRKALAGYRNVRRIFIFALLAWIVVAGAQFYWDKVASQPPQLSEALPVTLAADGLVHIPVEQVRDGKLHRFVWVADDGKAVRFFIINRYPDRLRLSVVFDACLLCGDQGYVMEGNQVICVACAVHIFIPSIGKAGGCNPIPLEDWKSDDKELVIPKASLEAGVNYFTTVITLDVIDPVDKTHLTNQKAEFKYSYGDKTYFFSSEANYNRFRAHPEQFVTPVIGAEDNDSQENP, via the coding sequence ATGAGTTACTTTTTTGTTTCCGTATTACAAGCTTTTTTACCCGTGGCGTTGTTACTGGGGCTAAGTTGGGCGGTTAGGCCCGCGCCTGCAATAAATCGGGTCGTATGGATAACAATACTCATGGTGGTTTTGGGAATGTGGGCCGGTGCCCATTACCCTAAATCGCAACAATTGCAGTTAGCTCTGGCAGGGGGGCAACTCCTCGCATTGCTATTATTCTTATTAAGCCAATTTACTCCTCGCCGCTCATTAGGCTATTGCTGGCAAGCTTTGTTGGTATTGGGTGCCGCCTTTAATTGGGGAAATAACCCCAATCTGGGTGCCTTTACCAATACTCACGTGATCAATACCGATTTGCTGCTCAATTTGGCAGCCATTGTGGTGGCATTCACTTGGGTAATATTCTGTGCGGTATTATTGCTGATGATGATTAGGCAGTTGCCGCGTGGCCGCTGGCCATTGTTAATGCTTTTAACACTCTTGCTGATTTTGCCACTCAGTGGCGATGCAATCCTGTTATTGATGAAGTTACAGGTGTTGCCGTTAACCAAATCACTACTCAGTTATGTTGCTTTAGTCACCAATGGACATGCCTGGTTGAGCTACCTGTGTGCGCTATTGTTGGCGATAACAACTCTGTGTTATTTAATGCCGTTGCGCCGCGCCAGTAGAGTGGTGGCCGGAAACTCAGAACCCATTGCCCATCGCAAGGCACTGGCAGGTTATCGTAACGTACGCAGAATCTTTATTTTCGCCTTGTTAGCCTGGATTGTGGTTGCAGGTGCCCAATTTTACTGGGATAAAGTCGCCTCTCAACCACCTCAATTATCTGAAGCTTTGCCCGTCACACTCGCCGCCGATGGGCTAGTGCATATTCCCGTCGAGCAAGTGCGGGATGGTAAATTACACCGTTTTGTCTGGGTGGCTGATGATGGTAAAGCTGTTCGCTTCTTTATTATCAACCGCTATCCAGACCGTTTGCGCCTGAGTGTGGTTTTTGACGCCTGCTTGTTATGCGGTGATCAGGGCTATGTGATGGAGGGCAATCAGGTCATTTGTGTTGCTTGTGCGGTGCATATTTTCATTCCGTCTATTGGTAAAGCCGGAGGATGCAACCCGATCCCGCTGGAAGATTGGAAAAGTGATGATAAAGAGTTGGTTATTCCCAAAGCTTCTCTTGAGGCGGGCGTTAATTATTTCACGACTGTGATTACCTTAGATGTAATTGATCCGGTTGACAAAACTCACCTGACTAACCAAAAGGCCGAGTTCAAATACAGCTATGGGGATAAAACCTACTTCTTCTCGTCGGAGGCCAATTACAATCGTTTCCGCGCACATCCTGAGCAATTTGTCACCCCAGTTATCGGTGCTGAAGACAATGACTCGCAGGAGAACCCATAA
- a CDS encoding serine-tRNA(Ala) deacylase AlaX: MTTCLFFESDTLTMDVDVLSCTSDGEEFAVILPATIFHPQGGGQPSDTGYIGDNNVLRVVLQQGQLIHYLAQPIAPGTYRAVVDSERRLLNTRLHSAGHLIGNIGESYGWLPVKAHHWPGESKVSFKRSQNPQLIDIDAIQATLEQFIQQDLPRHISVQGDFREVSFGELPAYACGGTHVSSSGALGKVTVQSISEKKGILSVSYRID, from the coding sequence ATGACAACCTGTCTATTTTTTGAAAGCGATACACTGACTATGGATGTTGATGTACTGAGCTGCACATCTGATGGCGAGGAGTTTGCCGTGATATTGCCGGCCACGATTTTCCACCCGCAAGGCGGTGGGCAACCTTCAGATACAGGTTATATTGGCGATAATAATGTATTGCGGGTTGTTCTACAGCAGGGGCAATTAATTCATTACCTGGCGCAGCCCATTGCTCCGGGAACCTATCGCGCTGTTGTGGACAGTGAACGCCGTCTGTTAAATACTCGCCTGCATTCAGCAGGGCATCTGATTGGCAATATTGGTGAAAGTTATGGTTGGCTTCCGGTGAAAGCGCACCACTGGCCAGGGGAAAGCAAAGTGTCATTTAAACGGTCACAAAACCCACAACTGATTGATATTGATGCTATTCAGGCGACTTTGGAGCAATTTATCCAGCAAGATTTACCGCGACATATTTCTGTACAGGGTGATTTCCGCGAAGTTAGTTTTGGTGAACTGCCGGCTTATGCTTGTGGCGGTACTCACGTGAGTTCTTCGGGCGCGTTGGGTAAGGTCACTGTGCAGTCAATTTCGGAGAAGAAAGGCATTCTGTCGGTGAGTTATCGGATTGATTGA